The following coding sequences are from one Lipingzhangella halophila window:
- a CDS encoding multidrug effflux MFS transporter, translating into MGETENQVWPRSRRSVAFLVLVLGMLTATGPLATDLYLPAFPEIAADLGAAEAQIQLTLTAMMVGLALGQLIIGPLSDGLGRRTPMLVGVAVFTIASFLCVLVPSAGVFVALRFVQGVAGAAGAVISRAVVRDLFSGDDAARFFSRLVLVIGVAPMLGPIVGGQLLLVGPWQLCFVVLGAVSALSFVVVFFWLPETLPGEQRQAMRVSGLLVTVWRLVRDARFVGPALTLGLTFAMMFTYISAFSFVSQDEFGASAQAYSVMFAINTVGLICGTQVNGFLIGRMETSRRLAGGLCLALLAVVVLLSLAVSGAASLVSLTATLFVMMFGVGFVMPNATTLALSSQVPAVAGTASALMGSMQFAMGGGLASLAGLTASGDATLMSMTSVMVGLGVLAVLVFLVLGRRAARFG; encoded by the coding sequence GTGGGTGAGACGGAGAATCAGGTGTGGCCGCGGAGCCGGCGTTCGGTGGCGTTCCTGGTTCTTGTGTTGGGAATGTTGACGGCCACTGGGCCGTTGGCGACCGACCTGTATCTTCCAGCGTTTCCGGAGATTGCGGCGGATCTGGGGGCGGCTGAGGCGCAGATCCAGTTGACGTTGACGGCGATGATGGTCGGGCTGGCGCTCGGTCAGTTGATCATCGGGCCGTTGAGTGACGGGTTGGGGCGCCGTACGCCGATGCTGGTGGGCGTCGCTGTGTTCACCATCGCGTCGTTCTTGTGTGTCCTGGTGCCCTCGGCGGGTGTTTTTGTGGCGTTGCGGTTTGTGCAGGGCGTCGCTGGGGCTGCGGGGGCGGTGATCTCGCGTGCGGTGGTGCGGGATCTGTTCTCTGGTGATGACGCGGCGCGGTTCTTCTCGCGGCTGGTGCTGGTCATTGGGGTGGCTCCGATGTTGGGGCCGATCGTGGGTGGCCAGTTGCTGTTGGTGGGGCCGTGGCAGTTGTGCTTCGTTGTCCTGGGTGCGGTTTCGGCGTTGAGCTTCGTGGTGGTGTTCTTCTGGTTGCCGGAGACGCTGCCGGGGGAGCAGCGGCAGGCGATGCGCGTGTCGGGGTTGTTGGTGACGGTGTGGCGGCTGGTGCGTGATGCGCGGTTCGTTGGTCCGGCCCTGACGTTGGGGCTGACGTTCGCCATGATGTTCACCTACATCTCTGCTTTTTCGTTTGTTTCCCAGGATGAGTTCGGTGCGTCGGCGCAGGCGTACAGCGTGATGTTCGCGATCAACACGGTGGGGCTGATCTGCGGTACGCAGGTGAACGGTTTCCTTATTGGGCGTATGGAGACGTCGCGGCGGCTGGCGGGGGGATTGTGCTTGGCGCTGCTGGCGGTGGTGGTGTTGCTGTCGTTGGCGGTGTCGGGTGCGGCGAGTCTGGTGTCGTTGACCGCGACGCTGTTCGTGATGATGTTCGGTGTCGGGTTCGTTATGCCGAATGCGACGACGTTGGCGCTGTCATCGCAGGTTCCGGCGGTGGCGGGGACGGCGTCTGCGTTGATGGGGTCGATGCAGTTCGCGATGGGCGGCGGGTTGGCGTCGTTGGCGGGGTTGACCGCGTCGGGTGATGCGACGTTGATGAGTATGACGTCGGTGATGGTGGGCCTGGGTGTCCTGGCTGTGCTGGTGTTCCTGGTTTTGGGGCGGCGTGCCGCGCGTTTTGGGTAA
- a CDS encoding AMP-dependent synthetase/ligase has product MFARKNADDRWERVSASEFLGEVTALAKGFIAAGISAGDRVVLVCGTRYEWVPVSFAIWAVGAVSVPVPSACSAARLRHVLRDCRPAAVVLEDGRHAGAVAGIQHELTDLGRTWRLDTVGLAGISRLGSYMESTAIRFRREETTREDPAAIMYPVRREVATRGAVLTHGNLLASAEGLLERLGPAVSEIPAGQATTVMSVPLADIHGHAALVACVLGRVRVGFPSRTAPLLWEMRLFRPTVLLATPSLLEEVHRGERARASEVGWDNLNTFDAATDLAVSFDESPRKGAWKRMSRVMYDWMYTRIRDVLGARVQVAVCAGPPLSERMDRFYGGAGIPVYQAFGTVEAGGVFVASGPGVRGAGTAGAALPGTEVRLGAAGEVYVRGPGVFPGYWDSPEASRAAFQDGWLATGVRAEMDEAGFLRVQEWVRPQASRLAPPRNTLASGPAALPAAPAAPAEPAVPAAEAPVRGAQGHGRGAAGPPESGVAGQVAALERRLCEHPLISQVMVVVEGRPYASALITLLREQVEYWRLVNGRPLSTPTAEIVSDPTLLREVQKVVHEANGVVSAEARVRAFHVLPEEFSVQSGVVLPSGELRRDVILRAFDEEIDGLYQVPDAGGRA; this is encoded by the coding sequence ATGTTCGCGCGTAAGAACGCGGATGACCGGTGGGAGCGGGTGTCGGCGAGTGAGTTCCTTGGTGAGGTGACGGCGCTGGCCAAGGGGTTCATCGCGGCTGGGATCAGCGCGGGTGACCGGGTGGTGCTGGTGTGTGGCACTCGCTATGAGTGGGTGCCGGTCAGTTTCGCGATCTGGGCGGTGGGGGCGGTGTCGGTGCCGGTGCCGTCGGCGTGTTCGGCGGCGCGGTTGCGGCATGTGTTGCGGGATTGCCGGCCGGCGGCGGTGGTGTTGGAGGATGGCCGGCATGCGGGGGCGGTCGCTGGGATCCAGCATGAGCTGACCGACTTGGGGCGTACGTGGCGGCTCGACACTGTGGGGTTGGCGGGGATTAGCCGGCTGGGTTCCTATATGGAGTCGACGGCGATCCGGTTTCGGCGGGAGGAGACGACGCGCGAGGACCCGGCGGCGATCATGTATCCGGTTCGCCGGGAGGTGGCGACGCGCGGGGCCGTGTTGACGCATGGGAACTTGCTCGCGTCGGCCGAAGGGTTGTTGGAGCGGCTGGGTCCGGCTGTGTCGGAAATCCCCGCGGGGCAGGCGACGACGGTGATGAGTGTTCCGCTTGCCGATATCCATGGGCATGCGGCGTTGGTGGCGTGTGTGTTGGGGCGGGTCCGTGTGGGGTTTCCTTCGCGGACGGCGCCTTTGTTGTGGGAGATGCGGCTTTTCCGGCCGACGGTGCTGTTGGCGACGCCGTCGTTGTTGGAGGAGGTGCACCGTGGTGAGCGGGCGCGGGCCAGTGAGGTGGGTTGGGACAACCTGAACACGTTCGACGCGGCGACGGACTTGGCGGTGAGTTTCGACGAGTCGCCGCGTAAGGGGGCGTGGAAGCGGATGTCGCGGGTGATGTACGACTGGATGTACACCCGTATCCGCGATGTGTTGGGTGCTCGTGTACAGGTGGCGGTGTGTGCGGGGCCGCCGTTGTCGGAGCGGATGGATCGGTTCTACGGGGGTGCGGGCATCCCGGTTTACCAGGCGTTCGGCACGGTTGAGGCGGGTGGTGTGTTCGTGGCGAGTGGCCCGGGTGTCCGTGGTGCGGGCACGGCGGGGGCTGCGTTGCCGGGCACTGAGGTGCGGTTGGGCGCCGCCGGTGAGGTGTATGTGCGTGGGCCGGGGGTGTTCCCGGGGTATTGGGACAGTCCTGAGGCGTCGCGGGCGGCCTTCCAGGATGGGTGGTTGGCCACGGGTGTGCGTGCCGAGATGGATGAAGCGGGGTTCTTGAGGGTTCAGGAGTGGGTGCGGCCGCAGGCGTCGCGGTTGGCGCCGCCGCGGAACACTCTGGCGTCGGGGCCGGCCGCTTTGCCTGCGGCACCTGCGGCGCCGGCAGAGCCTGCGGTGCCGGCTGCGGAAGCTCCGGTTAGGGGTGCGCAGGGGCATGGCCGGGGGGCGGCGGGTCCGCCGGAGTCGGGGGTGGCTGGGCAGGTGGCCGCGCTTGAGCGGAGGCTGTGTGAGCATCCGTTGATCAGTCAGGTGATGGTGGTCGTTGAGGGTCGGCCGTATGCGAGTGCGCTGATCACGTTGTTGCGGGAGCAGGTGGAGTACTGGCGGTTGGTCAATGGTCGGCCGTTGTCGACTCCGACGGCCGAGATCGTGTCGGATCCGACGTTGCTGCGTGAGGTGCAGAAGGTGGTGCACGAGGCCAACGGTGTGGTGTCGGCGGAGGCGCGGGTGCGGGCGTTCCATGTTCTGCCTGAGGAGTTCTCGGTGCAGAGTGGGGTGGTGCTGCCGTCGGGGGAGTTGCGTCGTGACGTGATCCTGCGGGCTTTCGATGAGGAGATTGATGGGTTGTACCAGGTGCCGGATGCTGGTGGTCGGGCCTGA
- a CDS encoding ABC transporter ATP-binding protein yields MSEPVVVARDVGVELGGVPVLRGVDLTVAPGEVVAVVGANGVGKTTLLRCLAGLQQARGNVGVLGRPPVDEPGFWRDVVLVGDEPAWYPGLTVGEHLELMRAVHGPGRLGVRAGLELFELAGCADRAPLSLSTGQRQRLVLAMALLRPSWLLLLDEPERGLDAAFRERLAGLLAEYAAEGGTVVMVTHDPRFAEGARHVALAGAA; encoded by the coding sequence GTGAGCGAACCGGTCGTTGTCGCCCGTGATGTGGGTGTGGAGTTGGGTGGTGTGCCGGTACTGCGCGGAGTCGACCTCACGGTCGCGCCCGGGGAGGTGGTCGCGGTGGTCGGGGCCAACGGTGTCGGGAAGACGACTTTGCTGCGCTGCCTGGCGGGGTTGCAGCAGGCCCGGGGCAATGTGGGGGTGCTGGGCCGCCCGCCCGTCGACGAGCCGGGTTTCTGGCGCGACGTCGTCCTGGTCGGCGACGAGCCCGCCTGGTATCCGGGGTTGACCGTAGGGGAGCATCTGGAGCTGATGCGCGCGGTGCACGGTCCCGGGCGGCTGGGGGTGCGGGCGGGTCTGGAGCTGTTCGAGCTGGCCGGTTGCGCTGATCGGGCCCCGTTGTCGCTGTCGACTGGGCAGCGCCAGCGGCTGGTGCTGGCCATGGCGCTACTGCGGCCGAGCTGGTTGCTGCTGTTGGACGAGCCGGAGCGCGGGCTCGACGCGGCGTTCCGGGAACGGCTCGCGGGTCTGCTCGCCGAGTATGCCGCGGAGGGCGGCACGGTGGTGATGGTGACGCATGACCCGCGGTTCGCCGAGGGTGCCCGCCACGTCGCTCTGGCGGGCGCCGCGTGA
- a CDS encoding DUF6297 family protein, which translates to MSGVAEVRAFVRAGGRRRRSWSDRYIALLSLGLLVVLASPAIGRAVSVVPRDVDPARAGAGLALIALLLVGSLTIARVVGPVSVSAADAAWLVLSPLPRRSVLARTLLVLAVVCVVVGAAVGLALLSAVGAPDALSLRLLAAVVLGVSWALGGVAASVLAQASQFWGGWLVAVLVVLVVAAVAVAVMSMGPGQGVLVGIASASLGAWMAAAAASAAAAAGLVGRAWAVVARIPARVVLDASARRGYAAGAFAVMDPGSLTWIVEDAHWRSRVLRSRAWPSRLRGAAAVAWLDWRRLARRPGWLALVAASSVLPVLAARAGGGVPGALIVLAVGALAVAATGTAGARRDAGDAALARLLGAGPRALLAARAVLPALLGGSWLTLALAGLDVSGFGGPFWPLGLLCAPALAAGALRLARRRPIEHTMPVMDSPLGPVPLGPVVWVLAGADVAALGCLPALMALTSGVTGPLLAAQAVWGAAVLVVYWAGPRRA; encoded by the coding sequence GTGAGTGGGGTGGCGGAGGTCCGGGCGTTTGTGCGGGCAGGGGGGCGCAGGCGTCGCTCCTGGTCCGATCGGTACATCGCTCTGCTGAGTCTCGGTCTGCTGGTGGTGCTGGCGTCCCCGGCGATCGGCCGCGCGGTGTCGGTGGTGCCCAGGGACGTCGATCCGGCACGGGCGGGTGCGGGGTTGGCGCTGATCGCGTTGCTGCTGGTGGGTTCGCTGACCATTGCGCGTGTGGTCGGGCCCGTGTCGGTGTCGGCGGCGGACGCCGCGTGGCTGGTGCTCTCGCCGTTGCCGCGCCGTAGCGTGTTGGCCCGGACGCTGCTGGTCCTTGCTGTGGTGTGCGTCGTTGTCGGTGCGGCCGTCGGTCTGGCGCTGCTGAGCGCGGTCGGCGCTCCCGATGCGTTGTCGCTCCGGCTGCTTGCGGCTGTGGTGTTGGGCGTGTCGTGGGCGTTGGGCGGGGTGGCGGCGAGTGTTCTGGCGCAGGCGTCGCAGTTCTGGGGCGGCTGGCTGGTCGCGGTGCTCGTCGTTCTTGTTGTCGCGGCGGTCGCTGTGGCGGTGATGAGTATGGGGCCGGGGCAGGGGGTGCTTGTCGGTATCGCGTCCGCGTCCCTGGGGGCGTGGATGGCGGCGGCGGCCGCATCGGCCGCTGCGGCCGCTGGCCTTGTGGGGCGGGCCTGGGCGGTCGTCGCGCGTATCCCGGCCCGCGTGGTCCTGGACGCATCGGCCCGGAGGGGGTATGCGGCGGGCGCGTTCGCTGTTATGGATCCGGGCTCGCTGACCTGGATCGTTGAGGACGCGCACTGGCGATCGCGCGTGCTGCGGTCGCGTGCGTGGCCGTCGCGGTTGCGCGGGGCGGCGGCGGTGGCCTGGCTGGACTGGCGGAGGTTGGCGCGGCGGCCGGGATGGTTGGCGTTGGTGGCGGCGTCGTCGGTTCTGCCTGTGCTGGCTGCGCGGGCGGGTGGCGGGGTGCCGGGGGCGCTGATCGTGCTTGCCGTGGGCGCGTTGGCGGTTGCCGCGACGGGCACGGCGGGGGCGCGCCGGGACGCTGGGGATGCGGCGCTGGCGCGGTTGCTGGGTGCCGGTCCGCGCGCGCTTCTCGCGGCGAGGGCGGTGCTGCCCGCTCTGCTGGGTGGCTCCTGGTTGACTCTCGCGTTGGCCGGGTTGGACGTCTCGGGCTTCGGTGGGCCTTTCTGGCCGCTCGGGTTGCTGTGTGCGCCGGCGCTGGCGGCGGGTGCGCTGCGGCTGGCGCGGCGCCGTCCGATTGAGCACACGATGCCCGTCATGGACTCGCCTCTGGGTCCGGTGCCGCTGGGTCCGGTGGTGTGGGTGTTGGCTGGCGCCGACGTTGCCGCACTGGGGTGCCTGCCTGCGCTCATGGCGTTGACCAGCGGGGTGACCGGTCCGCTGCTTGCGGCGCAGGCGGTGTGGGGTGCGGCGGTGCTGGTGGTTTACTGGGCGGGTCCGCGGCGCGCGTAG
- a CDS encoding alpha/beta fold hydrolase: protein MTWSLDNEFETPGGTIRWTALGSGEPLVLVHGTPYSSFLWRDLAPALAQTRRVYVFDLLGFGQSEQREGQDLSLAAHARNLAQLLDHWELSHPSVVAHDIGGAVTLRSTLLEGANFQDLTLFDAVSGGEWERGLFQLILEHPEVFHQLPGYAHQELVTSHMRHATNLGYRPAVLDALLTPWRGETGQAAFYRQYSQIKQEHTAEYEQLLGEITIPTRLIWGTEDHILPPHYARWLHDRIPHAELHWIEGAGHLLQEDAPAQLLAHLTSDPPAPREDRSADK, encoded by the coding sequence ATGACCTGGTCACTGGACAACGAGTTCGAAACACCCGGCGGGACGATCCGATGGACGGCCCTGGGAAGCGGGGAACCGCTCGTGCTCGTACACGGCACCCCATACTCATCCTTCCTCTGGCGCGACCTCGCGCCCGCACTCGCCCAAACGCGGCGGGTCTACGTATTCGACCTGCTCGGCTTCGGCCAGTCCGAACAACGCGAGGGCCAAGACCTCAGCCTGGCCGCGCACGCCCGAAACCTCGCCCAACTCCTCGACCACTGGGAACTGTCCCACCCCAGCGTCGTGGCTCACGACATCGGCGGCGCGGTCACGCTGCGGAGCACCCTGCTGGAAGGAGCGAACTTCCAAGACCTCACCCTGTTCGACGCCGTGAGCGGCGGCGAGTGGGAACGCGGCCTCTTCCAGCTCATCCTGGAACACCCCGAGGTCTTCCATCAGCTCCCGGGCTACGCCCACCAGGAACTGGTCACCAGTCACATGCGCCACGCCACGAACCTCGGCTACCGACCAGCGGTCCTCGACGCGCTCCTCACCCCCTGGCGCGGCGAAACCGGACAGGCCGCCTTCTACCGCCAGTACAGCCAGATCAAGCAGGAGCATACGGCGGAGTACGAACAGCTGCTCGGCGAGATCACCATCCCGACGCGCCTGATCTGGGGCACCGAGGACCACATCCTCCCACCCCATTACGCGCGATGGCTGCACGACCGGATCCCGCACGCCGAGCTGCACTGGATCGAAGGCGCTGGCCACCTCCTGCAGGAAGACGCACCAGCACAGCTTCTGGCCCACCTCACGTCTGACCCGCCTGCCCCGCGGGAGGACCGGTCAGCGGACAAGTAA
- a CDS encoding TetR/AcrR family transcriptional regulator: MMSTDTGPEQPLTPGAQRILDVASELFYWRGIHAVGVDTIAAESGVTKRTLYDRFGSKDNLVAAYLDARDRRWRDMVTTRLHGAPPDSVARVLVPFDVLPDWLAPSTRGCGFINAFAELPNPDHPGRRIVVAEKAWLRALFRDLLTEAGAAGGNDVETLATQLLSLHEGAIVSYAITNDTSAAAAARTAAKILVTGALPGPLLQRGQSFRAE, translated from the coding sequence ATGATGAGCACCGACACCGGCCCGGAGCAACCGCTGACGCCAGGCGCCCAGCGGATCCTCGACGTCGCCTCGGAGCTGTTCTACTGGCGCGGCATCCACGCCGTCGGCGTCGACACCATCGCCGCCGAATCCGGCGTGACCAAGCGGACCCTCTACGACCGGTTCGGGTCGAAGGACAACCTCGTCGCCGCCTACCTGGACGCCCGGGACCGGCGCTGGCGCGACATGGTCACCACCCGGCTCCACGGCGCACCCCCCGACTCCGTGGCCCGCGTGCTGGTGCCGTTCGACGTGCTACCCGACTGGCTCGCGCCGAGCACCCGGGGCTGCGGTTTCATCAACGCCTTCGCCGAGCTGCCCAACCCCGACCATCCCGGCCGGCGAATCGTCGTCGCCGAGAAGGCGTGGTTACGAGCCCTGTTTCGCGACCTGCTCACCGAGGCGGGCGCAGCAGGTGGGAACGACGTCGAGACGCTCGCCACGCAGCTGCTGAGCCTGCACGAAGGCGCAATCGTCAGCTACGCCATCACGAACGACACGTCAGCCGCGGCTGCCGCTCGCACCGCCGCGAAGATCCTCGTGACCGGCGCGCTACCCGGGCCTCTACTGCAGCGCGGCCAGTCGTTCCGGGCGGAGTAA
- a CDS encoding alpha/beta fold hydrolase — protein MVEVHHQYATVRGHRVFYREAGPREAPTLLLLHGFPTSSRMFRRLIPQLADRFRVIAPDHIGFGHSDTPPADTFPYTFDALTDITEALLVELGINRYAVYVQDYGAPIGWRLALRTPEALTAVITQNGNAYEDGFVPQFWAPVWAYAKNPGPETEPAVRTALSLDAIRWQYLHGVDRPELVDPDTWTSDHRDISRPGNDLAQLALFRDYATNPPLYPRVHTYFRQSRVPLLAVWGAEDLIFGPDGARAFARDLPDAEIHLVPGGGHFLLESHLDTAAGHIRDFLTRTLDSGMKGAP, from the coding sequence ATGGTCGAGGTTCACCACCAGTACGCCACCGTGCGAGGACACCGCGTCTTCTACCGGGAGGCCGGCCCCCGCGAGGCGCCGACTCTGCTGCTCCTGCACGGTTTCCCCACCAGCTCGCGCATGTTCCGCCGCTTGATCCCGCAACTCGCCGACCGGTTCCGCGTCATCGCCCCCGACCACATCGGCTTCGGCCACTCCGACACTCCGCCAGCCGACACGTTCCCCTACACGTTCGACGCACTCACCGACATCACCGAGGCACTCCTGGTCGAGCTCGGCATCAACCGCTACGCCGTATACGTGCAGGACTACGGCGCCCCCATCGGATGGCGGCTCGCGCTGCGCACCCCGGAGGCGCTCACCGCGGTGATCACCCAGAACGGCAACGCCTACGAGGACGGCTTCGTCCCGCAGTTCTGGGCACCCGTGTGGGCCTACGCCAAGAACCCGGGACCCGAGACGGAGCCGGCGGTCCGCACCGCTCTCAGCCTGGACGCCATCCGCTGGCAGTACCTCCACGGCGTGGACCGCCCCGAACTGGTCGACCCCGACACCTGGACGTCCGACCACCGCGACATCAGCCGCCCCGGCAACGACCTCGCACAGCTCGCCCTCTTCCGCGACTACGCCACCAACCCGCCCTTGTACCCGCGGGTGCACACGTACTTCCGGCAGAGCCGCGTCCCGCTCCTGGCCGTGTGGGGAGCCGAAGACCTCATCTTCGGCCCTGACGGTGCGCGCGCCTTCGCGCGGGACCTGCCGGACGCCGAGATCCATCTGGTGCCCGGAGGCGGCCACTTCCTACTCGAAAGCCACCTGGACACCGCGGCCGGCCACATCCGGGACTTCCTGACCCGCACGTTGGACTCGGGCATGAAGGGGGCGCCGTAG
- a CDS encoding CGNR zinc finger domain-containing protein yields the protein MDVLDEQALLEALNSTPVVDGRPQDLWADDAVLRRWARKHGGPGDAPAIDWLRTARDVLQTATHGPVPETDLRRILSGVYRLPEIGASDLRWPLHGPPERMLAVELVLAWYDVQERRPGRLRPCCNDECRLFLLDRSRANTARWCSMKTCGNRLKVRRHQERARQAPGT from the coding sequence GTGGACGTGCTCGACGAACAGGCACTGCTCGAGGCGCTGAACAGCACCCCGGTGGTGGACGGTCGGCCGCAGGACCTGTGGGCCGATGACGCCGTGCTGCGGCGGTGGGCGCGGAAGCACGGCGGCCCGGGTGACGCACCGGCGATCGACTGGCTGCGGACAGCCAGGGACGTGCTCCAGACCGCCACGCACGGCCCCGTGCCCGAGACGGATCTGCGGCGGATACTTTCCGGCGTCTACCGGCTCCCCGAGATCGGCGCGTCGGATCTGCGGTGGCCTCTGCACGGGCCGCCCGAACGGATGCTCGCGGTGGAGCTGGTGCTCGCCTGGTACGACGTCCAGGAACGCAGGCCCGGCCGGCTGCGCCCCTGCTGCAACGACGAGTGCCGCCTCTTCCTTCTCGACCGCAGCCGCGCCAACACCGCCCGCTGGTGCTCGATGAAGACCTGCGGTAACCGCTTGAAGGTCCGCCGACACCAGGAGCGCGCCCGCCAGGCCCCGGGGACCTGA
- a CDS encoding VOC family protein — protein sequence MEIRWEALTIDAREPLSLARWWARTLGWDVMDPDPAGVEVRPPDRHSSSLFFVRVDDAKLTKNRLHLDLYAEDQAAAVDGLIARGATRATVGQPDDAEWVVLRDPEGNEFCLLEPR from the coding sequence GTGGAGATCAGGTGGGAGGCCCTGACCATCGACGCGCGAGAGCCGTTGTCTCTCGCGCGGTGGTGGGCGCGGACCCTCGGTTGGGACGTGATGGACCCTGACCCGGCCGGCGTCGAGGTCCGGCCGCCCGATCGGCACTCGTCGTCGCTCTTCTTCGTCCGCGTGGACGACGCGAAACTGACCAAGAACCGCCTGCACCTCGACTTGTACGCAGAGGACCAAGCGGCAGCCGTGGACGGCCTCATCGCCAGGGGAGCCACTCGCGCCACCGTGGGCCAGCCCGATGACGCCGAATGGGTGGTGCTGCGTGACCCCGAGGGCAACGAGTTCTGCCTCCTCGAACCGCGCTGA
- a CDS encoding SDR family oxidoreductase encodes MTPNGWCCVTPRATSSASSNRADQGQRPPRGGLGPAPVAPVGAHPPRSSGAFGGRAPGQVPPRPPGHARKVREARRGNPRPHHRRTGNTILVTGATSGIRLGLALRFHQAGNKVIVAGRRTELLDRITTEHPGIETLVLDVTDPASIAHAHKTVTSTYPEMNVLVNNAGIMLAENLLDAGSLPIAEDTVTTNLLGTIRMANAFLPHLVAKDNAAVVNVGSGLEFVPLPATPTYNATKAAIHSFSESLRVQLTETSVQVIEVVPPSVRTTLMGQQDSEQAMPLEDFLSEVMTLLGTQPDAGEILVENVKFLRHAEAEGTYGKVLSMLSGH; translated from the coding sequence ATGACGCCGAATGGGTGGTGCTGCGTGACCCCGAGGGCAACGAGTTCTGCCTCCTCGAACCGCGCTGACCAAGGTCAACGACCCCCGCGGGGCGGGCTGGGCCCCGCACCGGTTGCGCCAGTCGGCGCTCACCCACCTCGTTCAAGCGGGGCGTTCGGCGGCCGAGCTCCAGGCCAAGTCCCGCCACGCCCACCTGGCCACGCCCGGAAAGTACGCGAAGCTCGGCGAGGAAACCCCCGCCCGCATCACCGCCGGACGGGCAACACGATTCTGGTCACCGGTGCCACCTCGGGTATCAGGCTGGGCCTGGCGCTGCGCTTTCACCAGGCCGGCAACAAGGTGATCGTCGCCGGACGGCGCACGGAACTGCTCGATCGGATCACGACCGAGCACCCGGGTATCGAGACGCTCGTTCTCGACGTCACCGACCCCGCCTCGATCGCCCACGCCCACAAGACGGTGACCAGCACCTACCCGGAGATGAACGTCCTGGTCAACAATGCGGGCATCATGCTGGCGGAGAACCTCCTCGACGCCGGCTCCCTGCCGATCGCCGAGGACACGGTCACCACCAACCTGCTCGGCACGATCCGGATGGCCAACGCCTTCCTGCCCCACCTGGTGGCCAAGGACAACGCGGCCGTCGTCAACGTCGGCTCCGGGCTGGAGTTTGTCCCGCTGCCGGCCACCCCGACCTACAACGCCACCAAGGCCGCGATCCACTCCTTCAGCGAGAGCCTGCGCGTCCAGTTGACCGAGACCTCCGTACAGGTGATCGAGGTGGTCCCGCCAAGCGTGCGGACCACTTTGATGGGACAGCAGGACAGCGAGCAGGCAATGCCGCTGGAGGACTTCCTCTCCGAGGTCATGACCCTCCTGGGCACCCAGCCCGACGCCGGGGAAATCCTCGTCGAGAACGTCAAGTTCCTGCGCCATGCCGAGGCTGAGGGCACCTACGGCAAGGTCCTGTCCATGCTCAGCGGCCACTGA
- a CDS encoding SMI1/KNR4 family protein: protein MWRELIDELYPEAELPAPADEATIVEIEKVLSLPLPFELGSLLGECNGVYNQYGDAVVWSAERVIEDNLAMRNEPDSLELYAPFHELIFFGDSDMGPQFAYVHTDYGPGIIVWDQETDQRRLAVVSLRDYLVRCLTQGNGWFRSTVRPPGSR, encoded by the coding sequence GTGTGGCGTGAACTGATCGATGAACTGTACCCCGAGGCGGAGCTGCCCGCGCCTGCGGATGAGGCGACGATCGTCGAGATCGAGAAGGTGCTCTCCCTGCCGTTGCCCTTCGAGCTGGGGTCGCTGCTGGGCGAGTGCAACGGGGTGTACAACCAGTACGGCGATGCCGTGGTCTGGTCGGCTGAGCGGGTCATCGAGGACAACCTGGCCATGCGCAACGAGCCCGACTCCCTTGAGCTCTACGCTCCCTTCCACGAGCTGATCTTCTTCGGTGACAGCGACATGGGCCCGCAGTTCGCCTACGTACACACCGACTACGGTCCCGGGATCATCGTGTGGGACCAGGAAACCGACCAGCGCCGGCTGGCGGTGGTGTCGCTGCGCGACTACCTGGTCCGCTGCCTGACCCAGGGCAACGGGTGGTTCCGTTCGACCGTGCGCCCACCCGGGTCGCGGTGA
- the def gene encoding peptide deformylase, with the protein MSERSTSQQDTHPPVHVMGEPVSSYPEMAPEAERGSVLRVTVTGEDVLHRRNREVGGDRFGSRELSQLIDDMFRTMYVAEGVGLAANQVDVDLRLFVYDCLDDDGVRHVGHVVNPVVDERDPETNPLVVDNEGCLSVPGPHAELARPEYAVVRGFDKDGKPLVIEGSGYFARCLRHETDHTQGRLYTDRLSKRERKKVLDQMSKMVEDVFARREANAGRLEG; encoded by the coding sequence ATGTCCGAACGGTCCACGTCGCAGCAGGACACCCACCCCCCGGTTCATGTCATGGGCGAGCCGGTGAGCTCCTACCCCGAGATGGCGCCCGAGGCCGAGCGCGGCTCGGTGCTGCGGGTGACCGTGACGGGTGAGGACGTGCTTCACCGGCGCAACCGGGAGGTGGGGGGAGACCGGTTCGGCAGCCGGGAGTTGTCCCAGCTCATCGACGACATGTTCCGCACGATGTACGTCGCCGAGGGGGTCGGGTTGGCGGCCAACCAGGTTGATGTCGACCTGCGGCTGTTCGTCTACGACTGCCTCGACGACGACGGGGTCAGGCACGTCGGCCACGTCGTCAACCCCGTCGTGGACGAGCGCGACCCCGAGACCAACCCGCTGGTGGTGGACAACGAGGGGTGCCTGTCGGTGCCCGGCCCGCACGCCGAGCTCGCCCGCCCCGAGTACGCGGTGGTGCGCGGCTTCGACAAGGACGGGAAACCGCTGGTTATCGAGGGCAGTGGGTACTTCGCTCGGTGTTTGCGGCACGAGACCGACCACACCCAGGGGCGCCTCTACACCGACCGGTTGTCCAAGCGGGAACGCAAGAAGGTTCTCGACCAGATGAGCAAGATGGTCGAGGACGTCTTCGCCCGCCGTGAGGCCAACGCGGGCCGGCTGGAAGGCTGA